The Candidatus Palauibacter soopunensis region ACGAGGCCACGGGTCACGAGATCACGACCGTCGAAGGTCTCGCGGACGCGTCCGGCCCCCACCCGCTCCAGGATGCCTTCGATCTCACGGGAGGGGCGCAATGCGGCTTCTGCACACCGGGCATTCTCTGCTCGGCCCATGGACTGCTGACCCGCGATCCGGACCCCGCTCGCGAGGACGTCGCGCGGGCGCTCTCCGGCAATCTCTGCCGCTGCACGGGCTATACGAAGATCTTCGAGGCCGTGGACATCGCCGCCGAAGCGATCCGGACCGGCGAGACCCCCGAGGCGATCGTCTCCCGGCGGCACGATCCGGAGGGAGCCGCATGATCTCGCTCTCACAGCGATCCGGGCGCGCGTCGCGCTCCGTCTTCGGCGCGCTCGCGGGACTCTTCGTCCTCCTGCCCCTGGCCGCCGGAGCCGCCGCCCAGACTCCGGAAGAGCGTCTCGCCGAACTCGGGATCGAACTTCCGACCCCGGATGCGCCGACCGCCAACTTCGTGAAGGCGGTGACGACCGGGAATCTCGTTTTCCTCGCCGGCCACGGCCCCTGCGGCGGCCTGGACGAGAGCAACACCGGGAAGGTCGGCCTCGATCACACGGTCGAGGAGGGCTACGAGATCGCGCGCTGGGTCGGCGTCTGCCTCCTCGCGTCGCTCGCGCGCGAGATCGGCGACCTGTCCCGCGTGAAGCGCATCGTGCGCGTGTTCGGGATGGTGAACACGCCTCCGGACTTCACGCAGCACTCGCAGGTCATCAACGGCTGCTCCGACCTCATGGAACAGGTGTTCGGCCCCGCGATCTCGAAGCACGCCCGCGCGGCCGTGGGCATGGCGTCCCTCCCGCGCGACCAGTCCGTCGAGATCGAGATGCTTGTCGAACTCCACGATCCGTGATCGCACGGCCGCCCGCATGCGTCCGGTAGCCCCCGCCGCCCTCCTCCCGCTCGTCGCCGTCGCCCTGCTCGCCGGGTGCGGAGGCGCCGGAGATCCGGCTTCGTCTTCCGACCTCGCGCGCGGGATCGACGCCGTGTTCGCCGATCTGGACCGCCCGGGCTCGGCGGGCGCCGCCGTGTCGGTCATCCGCGACGGCGAGATCATTCACTCGCGCGGCTACGGCTACGCCCAGATCGAGCATGGCGTCCCCGTCACTCCGCGCACGGTCTTCCACGTCGCTTCCGTGTCCAAGCAGTTCACCGCCATGGCAGTGACCATGCTCGCGGCCGAGGGGGCGCTCTCGCTCGACGACCGTGTACAGGCGCACCTCGGGTTCGTCCCGGAGTTCGAGCATCCGGTCACCGTCCGCCAGATGATCCACCACACGAGCGGGATCCGGGACCAGTGGCAGCTTCTCGGGATCTCCGGCTGGCGCCTCGACGACGTGATCACGACAGAACAGATCCTCGGCCTCATGTCGCGCCAGCGGGAACTCAACTTCGTGCCCGGCTCGGAGTACCTCTACTCCAACATGGGCTACACTCTCCTCGCCCAGACGGCGGCAGCGGTCAGCGGCATGTCCTTTCCGGAGTTCACCGCCGCGAGGATCTTCCGGCCGCTCGGCATGGACCGAACCCACTTCCACGATGACCACGAACACATCGTCCCCGACCGCGCCTATTCCTACCGGCCGGTGCCGACGGACGACGATGGGAGGGGGGAGGGAGGCGGGGTGGGGCGGGAACCGGAGTACACCAAGGCGGTTCTCAGCTACGCGAACGCGGGGGCGACGAGCCTCTTTACGACGGCGGACGACCTCGCCCGCTGGCTCGACAACTTCCGGCACGAGACGGTCGGCGGCACGCAGGTGATGGAGATGATGACGACGCGCGGGATCCTGAACAGCGGAGACACGATCCCGTACGCGCATGGCCTCAGCATCGGCGACCACCGCGGCCTGCGCACGGTGGGGCACGGAGGCGCCGACGCGGGGTTCCGGACGCAGGCGACCTGGTATCCCGAGGCGGACGTCGGGGTCGTCGTCCTCACGAACGTCGCCAACGGCAACCCGGGCGGCCGGGCACGACAGGTGGCGGAAGTCGTCCTCGCCGAGGTCTTTCCCGAGGCGGCTCCGGAGGAGGACGACGATGCGCCTTCACCAGCCGCAGATTCCGTCCCGCCTCCGGCATCCGACCCGGCGACGCTGGCCGAGTATGCGGGCAGCTACTACAGCCCGGAACTTGACGCGCTATACCACATCGAGGTGACGGACGAAGGACTCGTCGCGCGCCACATACGCCACGGCGACATCGCCCTCGAGCCGCGAGCCCGCGACGAGTTCGCCACGGACCGCTGGTTCATGCGCGAGGTGCGCTTCGAACGCGCGCCGGACGGCTCCGTCCCGGCGCTGCGCGTGGGCGGCGGCCGGGTCCGGAACCTGCTCTTCATCAAGCTGACCCGCCCCCTTCCCGGGTAGGGGCCCGGCGGCGTCCGCCGCGCGCGGGTCATGAACCGCCGGGGTCCTCCGCGGCGAGGCGGTCGATGACGAGCGGCGTGATGTCGACGCGTTCGCTGAACAGGATGATGATGGGGCTCGTCGCGTTCAGGATCAGGTCGTACCCCAGTTCCGCCTGGATCGCCTCGATCACCGGCGCGAGTTCCGCGCGGATCCGCTCGCGTCCGTCGTTCTGCAGCGCGGTCGCTTCCTCTTGCTTGTCCTGCTGGTAGCGCTGGAAGGCCGTGAGGGCGTCCTGGTACTCGCGCTCGAGCACCCGCTGCTCATCGACGGTCAGGCTGTCCGCCTCGGCCACGCGCAGCTCGATCGCGCGCACCGCTTCCTGGCGCACCTGCAGCTCGGCGGCGAGTTCCTGCTGGAAGTCCGTGAGTTGCTGTGCGAGCACCTGTCCCGCCGGAGACCCGAACGCGGCCGCGTCCAGATCGATGACGCCGATGCTGAGCGGCGCCTCTGCGGTTTGCACCTCGGCCTGTCCCGCCAGCGTCACGGGCGCCAGCGCCAGGAGCAGCGTGGCGAACGAAAACACAAGACGTGCGTACCTTTCCATCGTTCTCCCTCTATTGGAACCTTCCACGGCGGGTCTACCCTTCGGGGGGACCGCACCGGTTTCATCGTCACGGAACACGAAAGTAACGCGATATGTCTGATCGAACGAAATACACCCGCCACCGCGTGCAAACGCTCCACCTCCTGTCGGCGCTGATGTTGGGAATCGCGGGAGGGGCAGGCGCTCCGGAATGGGTCGCCGCGCAGGCGGCCATCGGTGCGGCGGAAGAACCGGCCACCGTCCTGTTCACGAACGCGACGCTCGTCGACGGGACGGGTGCGCCCGGCTATGTCGGCGACCTGCTCATCGAGGGCGGAACCATCGCGGCGCTCGGCGCCCCGGGTTCCGTCGCGGCTCCGCCCGACGCGGAACGGCGCGACCTCGCGGGTCTCGTCCTCGCCCCCGGTTTCATCGACATCCACAACCACTCCACGACGCGCTTGTTCGACTTCCCGCTGGCCACGACACAGCTCGCGCAGGGCATCACCACGATCGTGGTCGGGGCCGACGGTTCCTCGCAGTGGCCGATCTCGGACTACCTCGGTCGCATCGACGAACTCCGGCCCACGGTGGACGTCGCGACGCTGGTGGGCCACGGCACCGTGCGCAGTCTCGTGCTCGGGGACGACTACCGGCGCACCGCGACCGACGCCGAGATCGCGGACATGACGGTGCGCGTCGAGCGCGGGATGGCGGAGGGCGCGTTCGGCCTCTCGAGCGGTCTCGAATACGACCCCGGCTTCTACTCCTCCACCGGCGAGTTGATCGCCCTCGCGCGGGCCTCCGCCGGCCACGGCGGCTTCTACATGACCCACATGCGCGACGAGGAGGAGGGGCTCCTCGAGGCGGTCGACGAGGCCATCCGCATCGGGCGGGAAGCGGGCCTCCCCGTGCAGATGTCGCACATCAAGGCGGGGAACGCCTCGGTCTGGGGACGCGCTCCGGACGTGCTGGAGCGGATCCGGCAGGCCAACGAGGAGGGGCTGGATGTGACGGCGGACCAGTACCCGTACGCGGCCTGGCAATCCGGGCTCGCGATCGTCGTGCGTTCGAGGATGTTCTCGAACCCCGACTCCGTGGCGGAGGGGATCGCCGCGGCGGGCGGCGGGAACCGGCTGCAGATCGTCGCCTTCTGGTCCGAACCCGAACTGAACGGACTGCGGCTCGACGAAATCGCCCGGCGCAGGGGGATGACGGACGTCGAAGCCTATATGTGGATCATGGAGAACGGAGGCTCCGGGCTCATCGGCCACACGATGAACGAGGAGGACGTCGACACGTTCATGGCGTCGGAGTGGGTGATGACGGCGAGCGACGGCGGAGTGCGGAGCGCGCACCCGCGCGGGGCCGGCACGTTCCCGCGCGTGCTGGGGCACTACGTTCGGGAGCGCGGCATCCTGACGCTGGAACGGGCGGTGCGGCGTGCGACCTCGATGCCGGCGCGGCGGCTGGGGCTGAGCGACCGGGGCGTGCTGCGCGCCGGGGCCCGGGCGGACCTCGTGATCTTCGACCCGGAGCGCGTGGTGGACCGGTCGACGTTCGACAACGGGACCCGGCAGGCGGAGGGCGTGGAGAGCGTGTGGCTCGGCGGCGTGGAGACCTGGTCCGCCGGGGAGCCGACCGGCGCCCGCCCCGGCCGCGCCATCCGCCACACGCCCTGACCACGCCGGTCGGCGCGCACCGCGCCCGGGGAGAAGGGCGGGAGCCTCAGTCGGCGGCAGCCTCCCCGCGCTCCGCCGTCGCGACGATTTCGATGCCGCCGCGCACGTTCTGTTCCACGTCCACCCGCACCCGCCGCGGATCGATCGCGAACACCACGTCGTCGGCGATCCGGGCCGCGAGCGTCTCGCAGAACTCGCCCTCGTCCCGGAAGGACCACAGGTAGAACTTGAGCGCCTTCGACTCCAGGCAGCGGTCGCGCGGCTCGTAGTCGATCGTCACCCGCCCGAAGTCCGGCTGGCCCGTCTTCGGGCACAGCGACGTGAACTCCAGTGCCCGCAGCCGGACGCGCTGGACGTCCGCCGCCGGGATCGCCTCCGCGCGCAGCGTCTCGCGTCCCTCTTCCGGGTCCCGGGGCCGCGGCAGCGGACCCGCGGCGGGGAGCCTCGTCATCCGTCCTCCGTCCCTTCGTCCACCTCTTCATCGTTCTGCGTCATCGCATCGACGGTCGTGGCGGCGGCCATATGGCCGATGACGTTCGCCGCCGAGCGGAAGACGTCGGGCACGCGGTCGATCCCGAGCAGGATCCCGAGTCCGGCCAGCGGCACGCCCACCACGTCGAGCGCGGGGACCATCGACACAATGCTCGCGCTCGGCACCGGCGCCACCGTCATCGCGGCGAGGAAGATCGCGAGGACCGCCGCGGCGATGAGCCCCGCATCGAGCGGGACCCCGTACATGGCGGCGAGGAAGACGAGCGAGGCGCTCTGGAAGAGGGCGCTCCCGGGCCGGTTGATCGAGGCCGCCAGCGGGAGGATCAGCCGGTAGCGGTCCCGCCGGAGCCCAAGCTTCTCCGCCTCCTGCAGCATCATCGGCAGCGTGCCCACGGACGTCGTCGTCGTGAAGCCCACGGTGTACGTCCCCACGGTGCCGCGGATGAAACGCCCCGCCCGCATGCCGCCGACGAAGCGGACGATCGGCAGCAGGATGAGACCCTTCAGAATGAAGAGGCCCACGACGACGGCCAGGATGAAGACGGCGAGGTTCTGGAGCAGCGCCAGACCCGTGCGCGCAACCACCGGCGCCGCGAGGCCGAAGACGCCCACGGGCGCCGTCCACAGGACCCAGTTCATGAGCTTGATGAGCGCGTCGCCGGCCGTCTCCGCGAATCCGGTGAGCAACTCCCGCTTCTCCCGTGGCAATGTCGTCGTGGCCGCCGCGAGAAGGACGGTGAAGATGAGGATCGAGAGCAGCGACCCGTCCGCCGCCGCCTGTACCGGGTTCCTCGGCACGAGGTTCACGAGGAAGTCGATGACGCCCGGCGTCGCCGTGTTCAGTTCCGTCGTCGGGGTCGGAGGCGGCACCGGCGCCGTAAAAGTGAGCGCGAACCCCATCACGCCCATCCCGATGAGGATCGCGGGCAGCGTCGTGAT contains the following coding sequences:
- a CDS encoding OmpH family outer membrane protein: MERYARLVFSFATLLLALAPVTLAGQAEVQTAEAPLSIGVIDLDAAAFGSPAGQVLAQQLTDFQQELAAELQVRQEAVRAIELRVAEADSLTVDEQRVLEREYQDALTAFQRYQQDKQEEATALQNDGRERIRAELAPVIEAIQAELGYDLILNATSPIIILFSERVDITPLVIDRLAAEDPGGS
- the queF gene encoding preQ(1) synthase, whose translation is MTRLPAAGPLPRPRDPEEGRETLRAEAIPAADVQRVRLRALEFTSLCPKTGQPDFGRVTIDYEPRDRCLESKALKFYLWSFRDEGEFCETLAARIADDVVFAIDPRRVRVDVEQNVRGGIEIVATAERGEAAAD
- a CDS encoding D-aminoacylase, which produces MSDRTKYTRHRVQTLHLLSALMLGIAGGAGAPEWVAAQAAIGAAEEPATVLFTNATLVDGTGAPGYVGDLLIEGGTIAALGAPGSVAAPPDAERRDLAGLVLAPGFIDIHNHSTTRLFDFPLATTQLAQGITTIVVGADGSSQWPISDYLGRIDELRPTVDVATLVGHGTVRSLVLGDDYRRTATDAEIADMTVRVERGMAEGAFGLSSGLEYDPGFYSSTGELIALARASAGHGGFYMTHMRDEEEGLLEAVDEAIRIGREAGLPVQMSHIKAGNASVWGRAPDVLERIRQANEEGLDVTADQYPYAAWQSGLAIVVRSRMFSNPDSVAEGIAAAGGGNRLQIVAFWSEPELNGLRLDEIARRRGMTDVEAYMWIMENGGSGLIGHTMNEEDVDTFMASEWVMTASDGGVRSAHPRGAGTFPRVLGHYVRERGILTLERAVRRATSMPARRLGLSDRGVLRAGARADLVIFDPERVVDRSTFDNGTRQAEGVESVWLGGVETWSAGEPTGARPGRAIRHTP
- a CDS encoding dicarboxylate/amino acid:cation symporter, whose translation is MNTRAILIGLVLGLGLGIAASATGSPALMRAAEAAAPLGQVFLRAIQMVVIPLVAAVVFVGVGRIGSLRKLGRIGGLSVGFFWITTLPAILIGMGVMGFALTFTAPVPPPTPTTELNTATPGVIDFLVNLVPRNPVQAAADGSLLSILIFTVLLAAATTTLPREKRELLTGFAETAGDALIKLMNWVLWTAPVGVFGLAAPVVARTGLALLQNLAVFILAVVVGLFILKGLILLPIVRFVGGMRAGRFIRGTVGTYTVGFTTTTSVGTLPMMLQEAEKLGLRRDRYRLILPLAASINRPGSALFQSASLVFLAAMYGVPLDAGLIAAAVLAIFLAAMTVAPVPSASIVSMVPALDVVGVPLAGLGILLGIDRVPDVFRSAANVIGHMAAATTVDAMTQNDEEVDEGTEDG
- a CDS encoding serine hydrolase domain-containing protein, which translates into the protein MRPVAPAALLPLVAVALLAGCGGAGDPASSSDLARGIDAVFADLDRPGSAGAAVSVIRDGEIIHSRGYGYAQIEHGVPVTPRTVFHVASVSKQFTAMAVTMLAAEGALSLDDRVQAHLGFVPEFEHPVTVRQMIHHTSGIRDQWQLLGISGWRLDDVITTEQILGLMSRQRELNFVPGSEYLYSNMGYTLLAQTAAAVSGMSFPEFTAARIFRPLGMDRTHFHDDHEHIVPDRAYSYRPVPTDDDGRGEGGGVGREPEYTKAVLSYANAGATSLFTTADDLARWLDNFRHETVGGTQVMEMMTTRGILNSGDTIPYAHGLSIGDHRGLRTVGHGGADAGFRTQATWYPEADVGVVVLTNVANGNPGGRARQVAEVVLAEVFPEAAPEEDDDAPSPAADSVPPPASDPATLAEYAGSYYSPELDALYHIEVTDEGLVARHIRHGDIALEPRARDEFATDRWFMREVRFERAPDGSVPALRVGGGRVRNLLFIKLTRPLPG
- a CDS encoding RidA family protein, with the translated sequence MISLSQRSGRASRSVFGALAGLFVLLPLAAGAAAQTPEERLAELGIELPTPDAPTANFVKAVTTGNLVFLAGHGPCGGLDESNTGKVGLDHTVEEGYEIARWVGVCLLASLAREIGDLSRVKRIVRVFGMVNTPPDFTQHSQVINGCSDLMEQVFGPAISKHARAAVGMASLPRDQSVEIEMLVELHDP
- a CDS encoding 2Fe-2S iron-sulfur cluster-binding protein, with translation MPPGSAPNNLVIMHNVVELRVNGDRRRVGVPSHYTLLETLRYGLGLTGSKQGCDKGDCGACTVLRDGEAVLSCIMPVHEATGHEITTVEGLADASGPHPLQDAFDLTGGAQCGFCTPGILCSAHGLLTRDPDPAREDVARALSGNLCRCTGYTKIFEAVDIAAEAIRTGETPEAIVSRRHDPEGAA